The Sphaerospermopsis torques-reginae ITEP-024 genome has a window encoding:
- a CDS encoding BolA family protein, which translates to MITPQQVEEMIKAELPDAQVQVQDLTGGGDHYQVTVVSPQFAGKGLVQQHQMVYGALKQAMSTEAIHALALKTSTP; encoded by the coding sequence ATGATTACTCCACAGCAGGTTGAGGAAATGATTAAGGCAGAACTGCCAGATGCACAAGTTCAGGTGCAAGACTTAACAGGTGGTGGTGATCACTATCAGGTGACTGTAGTTTCACCGCAGTTTGCAGGTAAAGGACTGGTACAACAACACCAGATGGTTTATGGTGCGCTGAAACAAGCTATGTCAACTGAAGCGATTCATGCCTTAGCTTTAAAAACATCTACTCCCTGA
- the grxD gene encoding Grx4 family monothiol glutaredoxin: MTPELKEKIENLIKQNKIMVFMKGTKLMPQCGFSNNAVQILNTLGVPFETFDVLSDFEVRQGIKEYSNWPTIPQIYINGEFIGGSDILYELYQKGELQETVEVALAS, encoded by the coding sequence ATGACACCAGAACTCAAAGAAAAAATTGAGAATTTGATTAAACAAAACAAAATTATGGTTTTCATGAAGGGAACTAAATTAATGCCCCAATGTGGTTTCTCTAACAATGCTGTACAGATTCTCAACACCTTGGGTGTTCCCTTTGAGACTTTTGATGTGCTTTCTGATTTTGAAGTGCGTCAAGGTATTAAAGAATATTCTAACTGGCCTACAATTCCCCAAATTTACATTAATGGTGAATTTATCGGCGGTTCTGATATTTTGTATGAATTGTATCAAAAAGGTGAATTGCAGGAAACTGTGGAAGTAGCACTCGCTTCTTAA
- a CDS encoding PLP-dependent cysteine synthase family protein — translation MLTYSQNPTLKNSLPSSLLFANVTEALGKVPIVRLNKIHPHCQHHHLYLKLESCNPGGSIKEKNAAYLVQEAEKQGLLRPGGTIVESSSGNFGIGLAIVGATKGYRVMIVIDAKTPVTMRRMLTAYGAELVEVPLNAADAQGSMQVARMTKAQELAANILGAWYPCQHKNPVNTDAHELWTAREIVDAFGGAPDAIVIGVSTAGQLGGISRYFKKYYPQTRIIGVDVAGSAIFGTPRHPYKMTGLGLSFVPPNFDPQVLDAAYSVNDALAFSVCHALAKYEGMLLGASTGAIVAAALADTQRFSQPQTMLLLNPDRGDRYLETVYNTDWLTAQNIHILQSDDLVTAISQLYSVPLDLVKSQVSFKS, via the coding sequence ATGCTTACATACTCTCAAAACCCAACCCTAAAAAACAGTTTACCATCATCCTTGCTGTTTGCAAACGTGACCGAAGCATTGGGTAAAGTTCCCATTGTGCGGTTAAATAAAATCCATCCCCATTGTCAACATCATCATCTATATTTAAAACTAGAATCTTGTAATCCTGGTGGAAGTATTAAAGAAAAAAACGCCGCTTACCTGGTTCAAGAAGCAGAAAAACAAGGTTTACTGCGTCCTGGTGGTACAATTGTTGAATCTAGTTCTGGTAACTTTGGTATTGGTTTAGCTATTGTCGGTGCAACTAAAGGTTATCGCGTGATGATTGTTATTGATGCAAAAACACCTGTAACTATGCGGCGAATGCTTACTGCTTATGGTGCAGAACTCGTTGAAGTACCTTTAAATGCTGCCGATGCTCAAGGTTCAATGCAGGTAGCGAGAATGACCAAAGCACAGGAATTAGCTGCAAATATACTTGGTGCTTGGTATCCCTGTCAACATAAAAATCCTGTTAATACTGATGCCCATGAACTTTGGACAGCACGGGAAATTGTTGACGCTTTTGGAGGTGCGCCTGATGCTATAGTTATAGGTGTGAGTACAGCCGGACAGTTAGGGGGTATTAGTCGCTACTTTAAAAAATATTATCCCCAAACCAGAATTATTGGTGTTGATGTGGCTGGATCAGCTATTTTTGGTACTCCCAGACACCCCTATAAGATGACAGGACTGGGTTTATCCTTCGTTCCCCCCAATTTTGACCCCCAGGTGTTAGATGCTGCTTATAGCGTCAATGATGCTTTGGCTTTTTCTGTATGTCACGCTTTGGCTAAATATGAGGGTATGCTTTTAGGGGCTTCTACGGGGGCAATTGTGGCCGCAGCTTTAGCTGATACACAAAGATTTTCTCAACCGCAAACTATGTTGTTGCTAAATCCTGATCGGGGCGATCGCTATCTAGAAACAGTTTACAATACTGATTGGTTAACTGCACAAAATATTCACATTTTACAAAGTGACGATCTGGTAACAGCTATTTCTCAGCTTTATTCTGTACCTTTGGATCTTGTTAAATCGCAGGTTAGTTTTAAAAGTTAA
- a CDS encoding S8 family serine peptidase — protein MSDRLNSSNSQTTGVPTSSQGVVLQRGGEELILEKVWERFTIRPTAKLSPEQLSQVSWGIWRRTIPRAKLEVFTVEPTQLDAAMSQARADEKVAFASHVYKFKDNPGTYVYLSDQITIQFATWVDSAKINTIAATFSLIENQSVPGLPNTFVFLVSKQATENPIKITNQLQALPEVLAAEPNIFIQQEPHYKPSDSLYPQQWYLNHNSGNQLGIGSHISVEQAWDITRGVRSVVVAVVDDSFDLNHPDFQGVGKVVAPRDLKENDFLPLPGEKETSHGTACAGIAVAEENGQGIVGVAPGCALMPIRTTGYLDDESIEDIFNWAINHGASVISCSWGASAVYFPLSLRQKAAITRAATQGRNGKGCIIIFAAGNANRPIDGTINEQNWPKNILQGKTAWLSGFAVHPDVIAVSASTSLNKKAAYSNWGENISVCAPSNNAPPGMWFQETGFVYTQPTINTSLLGLGMFTTDQLGAAGYNPGNFTNNFGGTSSATPVVAGIAALILSVNPDLTAQQVNRILQETTDKIVDPEPDPQLGLRGGTYDSNGHCIWFGYGKVNAAKAVRAAQQLSKVTSSVNKQLKGENKNIVAIPDHDQRGIRSIITMNENVTVADIQLTVNITHEFLGDLEIYLISPNNQQFLLQSRTLARQTQLERTYSVRSHPVLKQLLSISARGNWQLQVIDNSPQDVGKLNSWELIIGYAS, from the coding sequence ATGAGCGATCGCCTTAATTCCTCTAATTCTCAAACTACAGGTGTACCCACAAGCAGCCAAGGAGTTGTTTTACAACGTGGTGGAGAAGAATTGATTTTAGAAAAAGTTTGGGAACGCTTTACCATCCGTCCGACAGCCAAACTTTCTCCTGAACAATTATCTCAGGTTTCTTGGGGCATTTGGCGGCGCACTATCCCCAGAGCAAAATTAGAAGTATTCACCGTCGAACCTACCCAGTTAGACGCGGCCATGTCCCAAGCACGGGCTGATGAAAAGGTGGCTTTTGCTAGTCATGTTTACAAGTTTAAAGATAATCCAGGTACTTATGTTTATTTAAGTGACCAAATCACAATTCAATTTGCTACTTGGGTAGATTCTGCCAAGATTAATACTATAGCAGCCACATTTAGCTTAATTGAAAATCAATCAGTTCCAGGGCTACCTAATACATTTGTCTTTCTTGTTAGCAAACAAGCCACAGAAAATCCCATCAAAATCACCAACCAATTGCAAGCACTTCCAGAAGTTTTAGCTGCCGAACCAAATATTTTTATTCAACAAGAACCACATTATAAACCTAGTGATTCTCTTTATCCTCAGCAATGGTATCTTAACCACAATAGCGGTAATCAATTAGGAATTGGTTCTCATATTTCTGTAGAACAAGCTTGGGATATTACTCGCGGTGTGCGTTCTGTGGTGGTTGCAGTTGTGGATGATTCTTTTGATTTAAATCATCCAGATTTTCAAGGTGTGGGTAAAGTTGTTGCTCCTAGAGATTTGAAAGAAAATGATTTTTTACCTTTACCTGGAGAAAAAGAAACCAGTCACGGTACTGCTTGTGCAGGAATAGCTGTAGCCGAAGAAAATGGTCAAGGAATTGTTGGTGTTGCTCCTGGTTGTGCTTTAATGCCAATTCGCACCACGGGATATTTAGATGATGAATCTATTGAAGATATATTTAATTGGGCAATTAATCACGGTGCTAGTGTAATTTCTTGTAGTTGGGGAGCTTCTGCTGTTTATTTTCCTTTATCTTTGCGTCAAAAGGCAGCTATTACCCGCGCTGCTACTCAAGGAAGAAATGGTAAAGGATGTATAATTATTTTTGCTGCTGGTAATGCTAATCGTCCCATTGATGGCACTATCAATGAGCAAAATTGGCCAAAGAATATTTTACAAGGTAAAACAGCTTGGTTAAGTGGTTTTGCAGTTCATCCAGATGTAATTGCGGTTTCTGCGTCTACGAGTTTAAATAAAAAAGCAGCTTATAGTAATTGGGGTGAAAATATTTCTGTTTGCGCTCCTAGTAATAATGCTCCTCCAGGAATGTGGTTTCAAGAAACCGGTTTTGTTTACACACAACCAACCATCAATACTTCTCTTCTTGGTTTGGGAATGTTTACTACAGATCAACTCGGAGCAGCAGGTTATAACCCAGGAAATTTTACTAATAATTTTGGTGGTACTTCTAGCGCAACTCCTGTAGTTGCTGGAATAGCAGCTTTAATTTTATCAGTTAATCCTGATCTAACGGCTCAACAAGTTAACCGGATTTTACAAGAAACCACTGATAAAATTGTTGATCCAGAACCTGATCCACAATTAGGTTTGCGGGGTGGAACTTATGATAGTAATGGTCATTGTATTTGGTTTGGTTATGGTAAAGTGAATGCTGCTAAAGCTGTACGTGCAGCGCAACAGTTGAGTAAAGTGACATCAAGTGTTAACAAACAACTAAAAGGTGAGAATAAAAATATAGTGGCAATTCCTGATCATGATCAAAGGGGAATCAGGAGTATAATTACTATGAATGAAAATGTCACTGTTGCAGATATTCAATTAACGGTGAATATTACTCATGAATTTTTAGGAGATTTAGAAATTTATTTAATTTCTCCTAATAATCAACAATTTTTATTACAAAGTCGGACATTGGCAAGACAAACTCAGTTAGAAAGGACTTATAGTGTGCGATCGCATCCTGTCCTTAAACAATTACTTTCCATCTCTGCTAGGGGAAATTGGCAATTACAAGTTATTGATAATTCCCCTCAAGATGTGGGTAAATTGAATAGTTGGGAATTAATCATAGGATATGCGTCATAA
- a CDS encoding LeuA family protein yields the protein MIEILDSTLREGEQTPGVYFSPAKKLAIAQFLDEIGIDIIEVGNPAVDSEIALAIQQIVKAGLKAKIGAHSLCTIDNVQKALDCGVDFLGVFFSVSQKRLDQDYQICLTAAIEKITEVITYAKSQKPDLLIRYTPEDTVRSPIENVIAAATAAVKAGANIISIADTTGYTTPFHPYRSIYFYVKTLKEELANLGLSPKIEVHCHNDKGLALANALDAYRAGADIIDVAVMGLGERAGIVDLAALLINLIDMGEEEKHWRLKYIKDLYDFVSENSHILIPPHQPITGKNAFTHYAGVHVKAVAKDESLYQSLNPEILGIKSNVALGMQSGCAAVEMALKQIGREDLVKNKDFVLKILQEIKEIAKRGTPIDIEKELPLIIDRCYANILPITNDMSIFAV from the coding sequence ATGATTGAAATTCTAGACTCAACTCTCAGAGAAGGAGAACAAACGCCGGGGGTTTATTTTTCTCCTGCTAAAAAGTTAGCGATCGCTCAATTTTTAGACGAGATAGGAATTGATATTATTGAAGTTGGTAATCCAGCAGTAGATAGTGAAATTGCTTTAGCTATTCAACAAATTGTTAAGGCGGGATTAAAAGCTAAAATTGGCGCACATTCACTTTGTACAATAGATAATGTACAGAAAGCTTTAGATTGTGGAGTTGATTTTTTAGGAGTCTTTTTTAGTGTTTCTCAAAAAAGATTAGATCAAGATTATCAGATTTGTTTAACAGCAGCAATTGAAAAAATTACAGAAGTCATCACCTATGCCAAATCACAAAAACCGGATTTATTAATTAGATATACACCAGAGGATACAGTGCGATCGCCCATAGAAAATGTCATTGCCGCAGCTACCGCAGCAGTCAAGGCCGGAGCGAATATAATTAGTATCGCTGATACAACCGGTTATACTACACCCTTTCATCCCTATCGCAGTATTTATTTTTATGTAAAAACCCTCAAAGAAGAACTAGCAAATTTGGGTTTATCTCCCAAAATAGAAGTGCATTGTCATAATGATAAAGGGTTAGCTTTAGCTAATGCTTTAGATGCTTATAGAGCAGGGGCAGATATTATTGATGTAGCAGTAATGGGATTAGGAGAAAGAGCAGGAATAGTAGATTTAGCAGCATTACTAATTAATTTAATAGATATGGGAGAAGAAGAAAAGCATTGGCGACTTAAATATATCAAAGATTTATATGATTTTGTTAGTGAAAATTCTCATATTTTGATTCCTCCGCATCAACCGATAACGGGAAAAAATGCCTTCACTCATTATGCAGGTGTTCATGTTAAAGCAGTAGCCAAAGATGAGAGTTTATATCAAAGTTTGAACCCAGAAATATTAGGGATCAAAAGTAATGTGGCTTTAGGTATGCAGTCAGGATGTGCTGCTGTAGAAATGGCATTGAAACAAATAGGTAGAGAAGATTTGGTTAAAAATAAAGATTTTGTATTGAAGATTCTCCAAGAAATTAAAGAAATTGCTAAAAGAGGTACACCAATTGATATAGAAAAAGAATTGCCATTAATTATAGATCGCTGCTATGCTAACATTCTTCCTATTACGAATGATATGAGTATTTTTGCTGTTTAA
- a CDS encoding DUF4079 domain-containing protein — MNLPSFLWLWKIAAWSMGLAILAYVILAMSGFWLWQVRNTGRSPIGVVLPRVNNIVKNFHFVIGFTMVSLVLLLLFIGIVGTLGHFGSLGHSSHLFAGLSVVILVLISAFSATQISTGQFWARPLHITLNMILFFGFAWVSLTGWSVVQKYLP; from the coding sequence ATGAACTTACCTTCTTTTTTATGGTTGTGGAAAATAGCAGCTTGGTCTATGGGTTTAGCGATTCTAGCTTATGTTATTTTAGCAATGTCTGGTTTTTGGCTATGGCAAGTTAGAAATACTGGACGTTCTCCCATTGGTGTGGTTTTACCAAGGGTGAATAATATAGTCAAAAACTTTCATTTTGTTATTGGCTTCACTATGGTAAGTTTGGTATTATTATTGTTATTTATTGGTATTGTGGGGACTTTAGGACATTTTGGTTCTTTGGGTCATTCTTCACATTTATTCGCTGGTTTATCTGTGGTAATTTTGGTTTTAATTTCTGCTTTTAGTGCAACTCAAATTAGTACAGGTCAATTTTGGGCTAGACCTTTACATATTACTTTAAATATGATACTGTTTTTTGGTTTTGCTTGGGTTTCTTTGACTGGTTGGAGTGTTGTACAAAAGTATTTACCATGA
- a CDS encoding energy-coupling factor ABC transporter ATP-binding protein — MLKLEQVNLFTKLKSQARNNLPGYPILQDISFEVFSGDRITIIGHSGAGKTSLLRLLNRLTEPTSGKIYLENQEYHQIPIIQLRQQVTLVHQETKLLGMTVGEAIAYPLILRKWPKQQIQEKVSYWREQLQIPENWLGRTEVQLSAGQKQLIAIARALVIQPQILLLDEPFSALDPAQTSLLSNLLNQPVQDPYQPFKTAILMVNNQLDLAQEFSNRVLHLQQGQILANLPTSQVNWEEVKTNLIEAQNQDDW; from the coding sequence ATGCTCAAATTAGAGCAAGTTAATCTATTTACAAAACTCAAAAGTCAAGCTAGGAATAATTTACCAGGATATCCAATTTTACAGGATATTTCCTTTGAAGTTTTTAGTGGCGATCGCATCACAATTATCGGTCATTCCGGTGCTGGTAAAACTTCCCTCCTGCGACTCCTCAACCGCTTAACCGAACCCACCAGTGGTAAAATTTATCTGGAAAATCAGGAATATCACCAAATTCCCATCATCCAACTACGTCAACAAGTAACATTAGTACACCAAGAAACTAAACTTTTGGGGATGACAGTTGGGGAAGCTATAGCTTATCCTTTAATTTTGCGAAAGTGGCCAAAGCAGCAAATTCAGGAAAAAGTCAGTTATTGGAGAGAACAACTACAAATTCCTGAAAATTGGTTAGGACGTACCGAAGTACAGCTTTCAGCAGGTCAAAAACAATTAATTGCGATCGCCCGTGCTTTAGTCATCCAACCCCAAATTTTACTGCTAGATGAGCCTTTTTCCGCCCTAGACCCCGCACAAACTTCTCTTTTGTCAAACCTCCTCAACCAACCAGTTCAAGACCCTTACCAACCCTTTAAAACCGCGATATTGATGGTAAACAATCAACTTGACCTAGCTCAAGAATTTAGTAACCGTGTATTGCATCTCCAGCAAGGTCAAATTTTAGCGAACCTACCAACATCACAAGTCAACTGGGAAGAAGTAAAAACCAACTTGATAGAAGCACAAAATCAAGATGATTGGTAA
- the rppB gene encoding two-component system sensor histidine kinase RppB — translation MGATLLICGYFAHVVMVKAFTRTIDRELEVFGRIFEDKLKPRLKTPGVLPVNIRNSLPEICFQKQSCPIFKSESEVMSLLLDGHYVRFLNLKGESIAAFYNSPDQFPDNLALNYSYDIRNLQGELYHLHLMPLFINDHQLWGYLQVGRSVQRLNHYMNGLHLLLIFGVPFSMFIIGGASWWLAGFAMQPIEKSYQQLQQFTGDAAHELLTPIASLQTILDTNSITQETKQALQRQVKRLSSLTQDLLLLSRLGNGLQAGKLSLNLQHICLNDVVADVEEELLPLAMKADVLLSSHIPKNSDFYIQGNEGQIYRLLLNLVSNGIKYTPVGGEVKINLLANNNYTIINVIDTGIGIPAADIPHIFDRFYRVNADRSRNTGGSGLGLAIALAITQTHKGKLEVESRVDHGSTFTLSLPLVSTVNK, via the coding sequence ATGGGTGCGACTTTATTAATATGTGGTTATTTTGCTCATGTGGTTATGGTTAAAGCTTTTACTCGCACTATTGATCGTGAGTTGGAGGTTTTTGGAAGAATTTTTGAAGATAAGTTAAAACCACGTTTAAAAACTCCTGGTGTTTTACCTGTTAATATTAGAAATTCTTTACCGGAAATTTGTTTTCAAAAACAATCTTGTCCTATTTTTAAATCTGAATCTGAGGTGATGAGTCTTTTGTTGGATGGTCATTATGTGAGATTTTTAAATTTAAAGGGTGAATCTATTGCTGCTTTTTATAATTCTCCTGATCAGTTTCCTGATAATCTTGCTCTCAATTATTCCTATGATATCAGAAATCTTCAGGGTGAGTTATATCATTTACATTTAATGCCTTTATTTATTAATGATCATCAATTATGGGGTTATTTACAAGTGGGAAGATCGGTTCAACGTTTAAATCATTATATGAATGGTTTACATTTGTTGTTAATTTTTGGTGTTCCTTTTTCTATGTTTATTATTGGGGGTGCGAGTTGGTGGTTAGCTGGTTTCGCTATGCAACCTATTGAAAAATCATATCAACAATTACAACAATTTACGGGTGATGCTGCTCATGAGTTACTTACTCCTATTGCTTCTCTACAAACTATTCTAGATACTAATTCTATCACTCAGGAAACTAAACAAGCTCTACAACGACAGGTGAAAAGATTAAGTTCTTTAACTCAAGATTTGTTATTATTATCTAGGTTGGGAAATGGTTTACAAGCAGGAAAATTAAGCTTAAATTTACAGCACATTTGTTTAAATGATGTGGTTGCAGATGTAGAGGAGGAGTTGTTACCTTTAGCGATGAAAGCAGATGTTTTATTATCTAGTCATATTCCTAAAAATTCTGATTTTTATATTCAAGGTAATGAAGGTCAAATTTATCGTTTATTATTAAATTTGGTTAGTAATGGAATTAAATATACTCCTGTTGGTGGGGAGGTAAAAATTAATCTTTTAGCTAATAATAATTATACTATTATTAATGTGATAGATACAGGAATTGGTATTCCTGCTGCGGATATTCCTCATATTTTTGATCGCTTTTATCGTGTTAATGCTGATCGTTCTCGAAATACTGGGGGTTCGGGTTTGGGTTTAGCTATTGCTTTGGCCATTACCCAAACTCATAAAGGTAAATTAGAAGTAGAAAGTCGGGTTGATCATGGTTCTACTTTTACGCTGTCTTTACCACTCGTTTCCACAGTAAACAAGTAA
- a CDS encoding DUF6761 family protein gives MLQDTQTIRYYQKLTDAFVELWNRGYRMDDMRMYLDGFLAALRQSNAIEPYLIHRLEEEANRYLYDGSNFAMVQPEPERQHGYY, from the coding sequence ATGCTCCAAGACACACAAACCATTCGCTATTACCAAAAACTGACTGACGCCTTCGTCGAGTTATGGAATCGCGGTTATCGTATGGATGATATGCGGATGTATTTGGATGGATTTTTAGCCGCACTGCGACAAAGTAACGCCATCGAACCCTATCTGATTCACCGTTTAGAAGAAGAAGCAAATCGCTACTTGTACGATGGATCAAACTTTGCGATGGTACAACCAGAACCAGAGCGACAGCACGGGTATTACTAA
- the rppA gene encoding two-component system response regulator RppA, with protein sequence MRLILVEDEKDLGSSIHHALTQRDYIVDWVEDGVTAWEYLNTVPQRYEIAILDWMLPKLSGLEICQKLRRQKNPLPVMILTARDSMIDRVTGLDAGADDYLVKPFGMEELLARVRALQRRIPNFQPPQLQMGDLVLDYGNFSVVNLSAKGCLSVVLTAKEFQLLEYLMQHHQQVLTHDQIRARLWDFASDNVSNVVAAQVRLLRRKLSECGFPDVIETIRGFGYRFSVLGSGK encoded by the coding sequence ATGCGATTAATATTAGTTGAAGATGAAAAAGATTTAGGTAGTAGTATTCATCATGCTCTGACTCAGCGTGATTATATTGTAGATTGGGTAGAAGATGGTGTTACTGCTTGGGAATATTTGAATACTGTACCCCAAAGATATGAAATTGCTATTTTAGATTGGATGTTACCTAAGTTATCAGGTTTGGAAATTTGCCAAAAGTTGAGACGACAAAAAAATCCTTTACCTGTGATGATTTTAACTGCTAGAGATAGTATGATTGATCGGGTTACTGGTTTGGATGCGGGTGCTGATGATTATTTGGTTAAACCTTTTGGGATGGAGGAGTTATTAGCAAGGGTAAGAGCTTTACAAAGAAGGATTCCTAATTTTCAACCTCCACAGTTACAAATGGGTGATTTAGTGTTAGATTATGGGAATTTTTCGGTGGTGAATTTATCTGCTAAAGGTTGTTTATCTGTTGTTCTCACTGCTAAGGAATTTCAACTTTTAGAATATTTGATGCAGCATCATCAACAAGTTTTAACTCATGATCAAATCCGCGCTCGACTTTGGGATTTTGCAAGTGATAATGTTAGTAATGTTGTTGCTGCTCAAGTAAGGTTGTTAAGACGTAAGTTGTCTGAATGTGGTTTTCCTGATGTTATTGAAACTATCCGGGGTTTTGGTTATCGGTTTTCTGTGTTGGGAAGTGGAAAATAA
- a CDS encoding DMT family transporter, whose translation MILNELKSVNLKKYLPDIPASNFNFLSLFIALIALSFAAIFIKLSEQEIGPIATIFNRLWIAAIVLGAWNWMNRYVMQSSSQDHENRLPEKMEVVLLILVGICGTASVVFWALSLTQTSVANSTLMRNLSPIFTCLQGWLFFQQKFNIQFLVGMIFALMGASLIGIGDFQIGIENLIGDGLGLMAAIFYALNLLILEHLRSKFSAATLLCWRCAIGALILIPCVWLTEDRFFPQSLHGWLIIVALAIICQCFGQCVLVHQLKQFSSSFIAVFLLLEPTFTAIFANFIFSETLSTLNLLAFAIVLMGIFLAKTSPKFEKPILQKAE comes from the coding sequence ATGATATTGAATGAATTGAAATCTGTAAATTTAAAAAAATATCTGCCTGATATTCCTGCATCTAACTTCAACTTTTTATCCTTATTTATTGCCTTAATTGCACTTTCATTTGCAGCAATTTTTATCAAATTGAGTGAACAAGAAATAGGACCAATTGCAACTATTTTCAATCGTCTGTGGATAGCGGCAATTGTTCTGGGTGCTTGGAACTGGATGAATAGATATGTTATGCAATCTTCTTCTCAGGATCATGAAAATAGACTACCAGAAAAAATGGAGGTGGTATTACTAATACTCGTAGGAATTTGCGGAACTGCTTCTGTGGTTTTTTGGGCATTATCTTTAACTCAAACCAGTGTGGCAAATTCCACATTAATGCGAAATTTATCTCCTATTTTTACCTGTTTACAAGGATGGTTATTTTTCCAGCAAAAGTTTAATATTCAGTTTCTAGTTGGTATGATATTTGCATTGATGGGAGCTTCCTTAATTGGAATTGGTGATTTTCAAATTGGTATAGAAAATTTAATTGGTGATGGCTTGGGTTTAATGGCTGCAATTTTTTATGCACTCAATTTGTTGATTTTAGAACATTTGCGATCTAAATTTTCAGCAGCAACGCTGCTGTGTTGGCGATGTGCTATTGGTGCATTGATTCTTATTCCCTGTGTTTGGTTGACAGAAGATAGATTTTTCCCCCAGTCTTTACATGGTTGGTTGATCATTGTAGCCTTGGCTATTATTTGTCAATGTTTTGGACAGTGTGTTTTAGTTCATCAACTCAAGCAGTTTTCTTCTAGTTTCATTGCTGTTTTCTTATTACTTGAGCCAACTTTCACAGCGATTTTTGCTAATTTTATTTTCTCAGAAACTTTAAGCACTTTAAACTTACTAGCATTTGCCATAGTTTTGATGGGAATATTTCTTGCCAAAACTTCCCCCAAATTTGAAAAACCTATATTACAAAAAGCAGAATAA
- a CDS encoding response regulator transcription factor, translating into MGSVCIEIVEGNPHLRSLLGWHLQQLEYRVHQAASIYQAREVFLSHQPTLVILDADLSDGDGIEFCRWLNRQDQPLILMLSARNNEADIVAGLKAGADDYLSKPFGMQEFLARVEALIRRKRTPTAPAYLDYGSLQIDLVQRRVRFQGEFIDLTPQEFSLLYVLAQAGGVPLSRSELLRRAWPDAIDNPRTIDTHVLSLRKKVELDPRQPSLIQTIRNVGYRFNMEILNATVPLAQPKLTKERFTNPRSTLATQST; encoded by the coding sequence GTGGGATCGGTTTGTATTGAAATTGTTGAGGGGAATCCCCATCTGAGGTCGTTGCTGGGTTGGCACTTGCAACAACTGGAATACAGAGTACATCAAGCCGCCAGTATTTATCAAGCAAGGGAAGTGTTTTTAAGCCATCAGCCAACCTTGGTTATTCTCGATGCGGATTTATCAGATGGTGACGGTATCGAATTTTGCCGTTGGTTAAATCGTCAGGATCAGCCTTTAATTCTCATGTTATCTGCTCGCAATAATGAAGCGGATATTGTCGCTGGTTTAAAAGCGGGAGCAGATGATTATTTAAGCAAACCTTTTGGAATGCAGGAATTTTTGGCGCGTGTAGAAGCACTAATTCGCCGTAAACGTACACCTACCGCACCAGCTTACTTGGATTATGGCAGTTTACAAATTGATTTAGTACAGCGCCGAGTCCGTTTTCAAGGGGAATTTATTGATTTAACACCCCAGGAATTTAGTTTACTTTATGTTTTAGCCCAGGCGGGTGGAGTACCTTTGAGTAGATCGGAGTTACTGCGTCGTGCTTGGCCAGATGCTATTGATAATCCCCGGACTATTGATACTCACGTTTTATCATTGCGGAAAAAGGTGGAACTTGATCCGCGTCAACCCAGTTTAATCCAAACCATTCGTAATGTTGGCTACAGATTTAACATGGAAATTTTAAACGCTACTGTTCCACTTGCACAACCTAAGTTAACGAAAGAGAGATTTACCAATCCGCGTTCTACCCTTGCAACTCAAAGCACTTAG